The DNA sequence TCAATTCTCCAGCTGGTCAACCTGCTTCTTCACCGTGTTTGCAGGCTGGTTAAGAGAAATCACCTAATCACCACCGCTCACACCGCCTTCTACCAGCCCCTGGAAGCAAAGCACAGGCACAACTCTGCCGATGATGAGCGACCGCAATGTTTCTGAACGAtatgctgttgtgtttttcttctgtagAGGAAACTTTCTCTTCAGAGCCGAATACGACACCAGTTTACTATTTACTGAGCTTCAGCTACTgtgttctgtctttgtgaggcgAGGGGAGCTCGGGAGAGTGAAATGGCCGTGAGTTTGTATCGTCTCACCTCTAGTGTGGTCACAAAGGTGAGTCTTGCCGGGTCTGTGATTTTTCACCTGAACCTCTATCAGCCCTGAGGGCAGTTCCAGTACTGAGACCACATATACCAGACCTGAGGAGGGCTTGGCATCCAGGTAAGGTCTATCTGCTGTCAGACTGTAGACCAGCTGACCGGTCTGAGGCCTGAAAGCCAGAAGAAAGTCACCTCAGGTGTTTGATCTGCTTGTTATCATCAAAACAAGTCtactaaaaacagaaaatgagcTAACATCCTAATCAGATCTAGTTAAATTCAGACAGAGGAGTGAGGAGTGTTATACAGGATTCAGCCTCCTTCCGGTGTGGGTGGAGACTGAGTGAAGTGGGAGGGGCAGCAGTAACTGAAGACTTGCCATGTGTTTGGTAAGGGGCGGAGCCAGCAGTCAAAGGAAGAAAGAATCACATGGAACTTCAACATTTTAGCATTCAAAcataaaaacattttcagtcaaCCTGGAAGATTAAGAAGGTTGAAAAACAGGTTCAAAAGTATTGGCTGGTGTTCCAATAACCTCATGCTAGGTTGCTggttaatgctaatgctaatgctactttTAACATCAGACTTAAAcactacctctttgaaaaagcttattgttgttacttttgtagttccagttactatcatagacagacaaattatcatactgagggggtcgtctaattattaggttaacatcttagttatgccgctataggccaaggctgccggggtccagaaacatgatcacctgacaggctctgtcaccccactgggtcatggtctcctctcctctcctctcctctcctctctcctcctcctcctcctcaccaagtagactagtaatgttatctcttgtgtagtttttctgcctcCCCACcatctgtattcatctacaggtatcgccgccttcatatgctgtatactgacctactgacctccgaccccgctgaacCACTCAACCCGACTCgaccagcagcttattttaattaacatAATGTAAtcaattaataattaatataatataattatgTTATattatgttctacctattctctcctctacctgtccttcccccttctcctctctctctacccagctggccatcagcaggagggtccccatatatgagcctggtcctgctcaaggtttcttcctgttaaaggggagtttttcctgtaacagacactatataaataaagattgattgattgattgattgattgattaattgattgattgatttaaaaataactgGAAAACGACAGTGTGTGATTACCCTGACAGTGATAACAGGGGTTCTGTAGGGGGTGATGGTGAGCACAGATGCTTTATACTGATTGTCGGAAAACTGTGGGGGCTCATTCACACCCTCCACCTGAACCGTGACCTGCAAGACAGGAACTCATTCCAGAGTTATAAAGATCAAACACTGGAATGAATCTATGTGCAGAAAATCTGAGGATgacactgcagcagctgtggtggTGGGGCTCCTGGTGTCCACGGCCCCCACATCCAGAATGAACCACTCCTGCTCTTCCCTGTCCAGCTTAATTAGGGCCACAATGGCTCCTCTGCTGTTAACCAAGAACACGGCTGTGTGCATTTTTAGCGCATAGGTGACATCATAAAGGTcactgtgtagattctcaatcatccaggtcaacGTTATCCAAgatagttttctctgtcaactggactgtttcttctctttgaagacgttttgccttctatccaaaaggcttcttcagttctgaactcgctggggaccgagcttgaaaatatagcccctgtggaccattggcatgttaatgatctgagtggtcacctgagagtcgttggcagagtcgttggtagggtcgttcacctagtttcggttgtggtgtctcccctttgtctgcttggtggtgagtcaccaggtctcctggaatggtgtaaatgtttggtttgttgttgaaaggagtggaggactgcattgtatgggggtgataggaagtgcctcagcccaccacctctatttaaggatggtttttccaatttgacatggatagcttccttgacacccctctcaaaccagcagtCTTCTCTgaccagtatccgtacttggctgtcctcgaaggagtgcccgctctcctttaagtgtaagtggactgctgagtcctgacctgaagaggtggcacatctgtgttgaGCCATTCTACTGTGGAGAGGCTccttggtttccccaatgtacagttcctcgcattcctcctggcactgtacagcataaacaacattacattgttgGTTAAccaagcaacactctcagacagagactGGTACACCCGAAACACAAGACACCAAGAAACAAACAATGTCAATGCATTACTATGCACAACAAGCAGCAGTCTCTACAGAAGAGGTAGAACCAGATAAAGCTTCAGCTTCTAAAGAGGAAGTTAAACATAAAGAAGCTGCAGGTTCTCCTCAattggaggaaaaaacaaaaggggCATTAGCTTTTGAAGACAATGAAGGACGAAAAGAAGCATCAGATTATCTTGAActggaagaaaaaacagaagaTGCTTCAGACTCTCCTGAACTGCAAGATAAACAAGAATATGCTTCAGTCACTTCTGAACTGAAGGGAGACCCAGAGGATGCTTTAAACTTTTCTGAACTTGAGGAAGAACCGGAAGACAATTCAGCTGCTCTCAAACCGGAGGAAGAACCAGAAGAACTGTCACACTCTCCTGATCTAGAAGAACTCGAAGATACTTCAGCCACCCCAGAAGAAGATACTTTGACCACTCCTGAACTGATAGAAGAACCAGAGGATACTTCAGTCATTCCAGAAGAAAATGTAGCCTTTTCTCACTGAGGAGAAGCACCAGAAATTGCTTTCCTTACTTTGGAGAAAGAACTGGAGGAAGAACCAAGAGAGGCTTCAGCAACTCCAGAAGAAGCCTTCCCTGAACAAGAGTTTCTCGCACCTGTCACCAGCGTGAAAACCACCAAAAGAAGGATTTATATGACTCAATTTGTAAGAAGAATCAAAAAAGAGTTTCATCCTGTCCTCCATGCAAGGAAGAATGTGAAGGTTATAGCTTTTCTGTGCATGAGCAGAAATTACAGCTCATCAacaagatggaaaaacaaaaaaaatattgtCCTTTTGATCATTTCAAGGATTGTTGATCACATTTATGCTGAAGCCAAGATGGTACGTCACTGCCACAATAACTTCCTCATTGTTCTGTTTGAATACATCTGGGAACGAGTGCGGGATGAAGACCAGTACATCTCTGATCAATCATCTCTGATCAAACAAAATAATCCACCAAACACTGTGCAAAAACATGGGCAGTCCAAACAAGGTGCTGTTTCTATTAAAGTACTCAGAGAAGCCCGTTGTTGCAGACTGTATGATCTACAtagtaaaaaaaacctttgagcAGACCATCTAAGAAACCCAACCCCATTGTCAGGTTCTTCTCTTCACTTGGTCGGTGTCTGAAGGGGTGTTTTTATTGATTCCACAAATATTCCAATGTGGTACTAAAACTCAAAGCCTCATCTGAAAGCAAACCTATCTCCAGTTGCCAATTTCCCAGCACTTTTAGCACCTGGATGAATTCATGTCCATCCTCTCTGAAGACCAGCTCTCTTTCCACATTaattcttgttttctccacacCAATTCTTTCTCTGCCCTTGGTTTTGGGCCTATTCTTCTTTTTCAGTTTCACCCAAAAagtggaaaagaggaggagaagctgtagTTCCTCCTAAACATGAGGGAGGATTAGAAGAAGCCTATGTTCCTccggaagaaaagaaagaactaCAAGATGCTTCAGCTCCTCTCAAAGAAAGCGAAAGACCAGAAGCATTTTCAGCTCCTCGAGAGGAACAAAGACTAGAAGAAGCTTCAGCACCTCTGCATGAGGGGGAAGCACTTCAAGAAGTTTATGTTCCTTCTGAAGAAGGGGAAGGACAAATGGAAAATTCAGCTCCACCTGAAGAGGAAAGACCAGAAGAGGCTTCGGGTCCTCTGTGTGAGGAGGAAGGACTAAATGAGGCTTATTTTCTCCCCAAAGAAGGGGAAAGACTAGAAGAattttcagctcctcctcatgaGGAGAAAAGACAAGAAGCTTCAGGCCCTctcaaaaaggagaaaaaactaGAAGCTTCAGCTTCTCCACAAGAGGAGGACAGACTAGAGGAGGCTTCAGCTCTTCTGCATGGGGAGGATGGACTAAAAGAAAATATAGCTCCTCCTGACGAAGAGAAAGAACTAGGAGATGTTTCAGCTACTCCTGAAAAGGAGGAAGGACAAGAAGAGGTTTCAGTATTTGCTGAAAAGGAGGAATTACtagaagcagcttcagctcctttGGAGAAGATGGAAGGACTCGTTGAAGCTCCGGCTCCTCTTGAAGAGAAGAAAGGACTTGAAGAATCCTCAGCATGAGGAGATAGGAATAGAAGAATCAGCTCAGCATGAGGAGGAAGGACTAGAAGAAAATTCAGCTCCaccagaagaggagaaagaactAAGAGAAGCTTCAGCTACTTCTGATTAAGAGGAAGGACTAGAAGAAGATTCTGCTGCTttggaaaaggagaaaggacTAGAAGAAACTTCAACCCcacctgaagaggaggaagaactgGGTGaggcttcagctcctcctgaagaGGAAAGACTAGGAGGTTTTCTTGAAGAAGATGAAGGGCTGGAAAATGTTTTAGCTCCTCTTAAAGAGGAAGGGAGACTAGATGAAATTTCAGCTTTTCCCTCTTCGGAAGACgctgtttctgtttcttctgaaggaaaaggaataaaagaagaTCTATCTCCTCCTGAAAAGTAAACACTAGAAAAAACTTTTGAggttagacttaaaaccttctgTGAAAAAGTTTATAGTCAGTGATTCTATAGCTACAGTCATTATTCTAAGCAAATGCTTAGAACAGGATCAGCTAACCTTTAGCATCATCTTTGCTATTCTGCTAGAGGCTCCGGGCTACAGAACAACGATCCACTGACAGGTTTCTCTAATTGATTCATGGTTGCAGATAAAACTGAATTTTGTTCTGAAGTGAAACATAACAACTTCTAAGAATCGAGTGTCATACGCCTAATAACTGTGTGTTTCGATGTTTTAGAGACATTTCAGTACTTAAAGCCCTTCATTCAAGGCAAAACTACGAATCCCACAATGCGCCGTGAAGGACCAGCTCACAACCAGTCTGTGATAGATCAGTCCGCCCCACGTGACCACACAGTGACACAAGTGAATCATGGCGGAGGTTGAAGCAACAAAAGCTTTGAGCGGACTGTTGAACGGAATCGCTCAAAAAGAATTTTATTACAATTCGGACGTgacggagcagctgctgagAACGGAGCTATTCCCGGAGATGCCCCAGGAGGAGTTCATGACGCTGCACAGTAAAATGAGGAGCCTCCTGAAGGTACCGCATCACCGCCATGATGGAACTACTTCTGATCGTAAACACTGCTTTACAGTACCGGTATTTTAAATCTTTACATCTTAATTCTTTGACAACAGTCGTGAAAAAGGTTATGTGAGAGGAAAATATATTGACTACGCTGTCAATAAATTAACCAATACAATGTTGATTAATCTGGTGAGGATAGTACATTCTGACGTGTTTGTTTGCCACTTAAGCAGCTTCCAGTCATTTTGGTGCCCTGGACATTATAGGTTCCCCCCAAACGACTGCATATTTCCATATTTGTGGCAAGAAATGTTGATTTTCAAATAAATTGAATGGTTTTGTATTATACAATGGGACATCTGCAGTTGGTTGCATGGTTTATCAGTAGGCTGCATAAATGACATATTATTAGACTACAAAAAGGATTCATTCATAATGAGGGTGTTAACGTCTGCCTTTTCCTTATTTTTTCAGTCAATTGCCACTGCAGACATGGATCACGCTCAGCTGGAGGCCTTCCTCACTGCACAGACAAGGAGGCAGGGCGGCGGAGTGAGCGCCGAGCAGGCGGCCGTCCTCTCCCGCTTCTGGAAGGCCCAGCGGATGCGGGTTAGGGAGAGCCTGCTGGCTCAGAGTCGCTGGGAGCCCAGCCTGAGGGGTCTCACCTGGAGGGTGGATCTCCCCACTGCTGCCAGCCAGGGGGACAAAACAGTCCACAGTGGTCCACTGgcgctggtggagctggaagtGGGCCAAGCGACACAGGTGAGACTcgcctttttcctctttcaaacaaaagaaaagctgcAGGGAAAACTCGCTGGAATGAGCAGAATCCCAGCAGATTCCTGattccagaaacatgatcaccttaAAGACCTCTGTCATCCTATTGGGTCATGGCTTCCCCTCCCCTGCATATCTTCATGTTAAAGGGGTGTTTTtccttgcttgttgggggtcaggccctgggattctgtaaagcgcctagaaacaattttgattgtaacagacactaccagtatataaataaagattgattgataatgATTGGGTAAATATGGATCCAAGTCAAATGTCAACTGTTGCCTTAATCCCATAAATTAACCCAGACAACTCAGACTCACAGTCTGACGtagaactttttaaaattctgatgATCCACTGAAGTTCTGTGTCCAACTGACTGACaaatgaattaaatattcacatttgTATGGAAATCAACTGAAAGGTGTCGACAGTAATTAGTGACCTTTAAAGCCAAGAACACTCCATCAAATTTGTAGTCGAGTCCAtcatgttctttcttttttaggaCTCTCAGTTTGTTTGTCTGGAGTTTGATGAAGTTGGTGTAAATGACGTGCTGAAGAAGATGGCCAACATCCAGAGCAGCATCGAGCGCTTCGTTCATCACACCTAAAACAAGAACATTTGGTTTCTGTGGAGGGATGAGCCAGCTGCAATTGTGACTGAGACTTCTGGGCAACAGCCGTTGCATcagtttggctgtttttttgCTCCAGACAGGCagacctgacctttgacctgtgctgTGGCACAAACACTGCTGTGTTATTTGTCAGCTTCTCTCTGATCGTCAGAGTACCAGTGGTGCCAACGTTGGCATCAACTGTTCGTGTGCTGAAATGCTATTGGTTTGTTTGTAGTCCTTAAAGGAGAAATTATTCCACAACAATtgtaataaatgtttaaaaaaaaccccacagcaTTCCACAAATGAACATAATTAGATTTTAAACTTTGCTCAGTTGTTACTTTTTGAGTCTTTGCTGAATGTAAAATGATAATAGCAAATTTTGTTGATGTGAGGACAAGTGCCACCCGCTGAGTGTTTGACATTTGACCATCTCAGTTCACCTGAAAGATCTTATGATGAAGcctaaaatgtatttaaaatgtctttttctggtTCTCATACAATTCCTGTcaattgttttatttgtgtttgaatTGTATATTTTGATATATAATAAATGCAATAATCTATCCAAGTAGATTTCATTCTAGAAAAAGCTCTTTAATGtctaaacaggaaatgaaaacaggatGGCAACCATGAATGTTGTtttaccatggcaacaatgaTTTCCcagaaaatgttgaaatagTTTGAAGAGTTAAAAAATTCTTAACCCTCCACTTTGTCAAAGACCTGATTGCTGCATTGCTGATCCATCGGTCATTTTGTATGAATTAACATTTTTATGAAGAAATTCTGAAAGGTCAAATTCCTGATCAGATAAGCTGCTGACTCGAGGTGACACTGTGCTGCTCTGAACAATATTCTCTAAAACTCCCAGACAGGAAAGTCAAAGTGGCTGAATGGAATAAATCTGCCTCCTAAGCTTAAGTGGAAAAACATGATGTGTTCTGCTGCCTCACGTGTGTAGCTGAATTGGAAATGTGTGATTCTCATGTGGAGGGAAAGAAGGTTGAGGGCTGGTTTCTACAGAGTTAAAGTTGAAAAATGCTCACGTGAAGTCAAACGGATGCAACTGGAGCTTTCTGTCGCCTTATTCCTCTGGTGGTCTTGTTTCTGAAGGTGTCAGGGTCCAATAGGCCTCCTCCATGTTTCCAAATGTCCCACTACATCCTGGCTTTGCTGTGAGTGATGCTGCGGAATTCCAGATTCCTACGCActgtttcagattcttcatATGTTGTTTTCGCCGTAGGTGCACAAAAGAGGCGCCGTGGTTACTCTGCGCCGCAAACACTGGCTCTTCGGGATAGTGATGTTGCTCAACGTCTTGGTGTGCCTTCTGATTAGCATCTCCTGGAACTTTAGCCAAGAGAAACATGTAAGCCAGAGGGTTAATATCAAATCAAGGTTTTGGCGGCAGCAGGTTTTGGCCACCTCCTTCTGGAACATGGAGCAGCGGCGTTTGGACTTCATCTACAACCCTCTGGTCACCTCATCATTCTCCGGCAATGCCAGACTTCTGGAACAGCCTGATTGGCGGAACGATACAGATCCCATGAACCCCTGTGAACCAGACTACAGAGTACCCCTGCAGGTCCTGGACTACAACACTCTGCCTCAGCCTTTCAGGGATTTTCTGTTACACATGCGCTGTCGGACATTTCCCATGCTGATAAACCAGCCATGCGTGTGTGACACGACCCCcttcctgctggtggtggtCAAGTCCCTCATCCAGCACTTCGAGCGCCGGCAGGCTATCCGTGAAACATGGGGACAAACAAGGAAGAATGGCAATCAGACAGTGGCAACAGTCTTCTTGCTCGGCAATTCCTTGCCGGCGGACCACTTCCCGGACCTACAGGGAATCCTGAGTCATGAGGCGGAACTTCACAAAGATCTCCTGCAGTGGGACTACAGAGACACCTTCTTCAACCTGACCTTGAAGGAGGTCCTCTTCCTGGAATGGTTCAAGCAGAACTGTCCCCATGCCCGGTATGTACTCAAGGGCGACGATGACGTCTTTGTCAACACTTTGCAAATTATCAAATTCCTTGAAAAACTGCCAGAGAGCAAGAAGAAGGATTTTTTTacaggtgatgtcatcagtaATGCTAGTCCACACCGAGAAAGGATGCACAAGTATTTCATCCCAGAGAGCGTGTTTGTAGGTCATTACCCTCCTtatgctggaggtggagggtaCCTACTTTCTGGTGAGCTAGTGCTCCGTTTGTACAACATATCCTGGCAGGTGGCTCTGTATCCCATCGATGATGTTTATACAGGAATGTGCCTGGAAAAACTAGGCATTGTTCCCAAGACACACAGTGGTTTCAAGACCTTTGGGATTGAGGAGAAATACAGGAAAAACCCATGTACCTACAGGAGCCTAATGCTGGTTCACAGCCAGACACCACAGGAGATGCTAACAATATGGCCATGGATCACAAATCCAGACTTGGAGTGTCAGTGAATGCGACATCTGGCAGACTTTTACTAAAACTTTGTCTTTCAAATTGTTTATTCCAACTTTTTTAAGGCATCTTcacttttctgcaggctgtgcaTAAAAGACATGGACATTTAAGAAAAAGCTAAATTAGCTAAATATTTGCTGAGAGTTGTCAAGTCATAAAGTGAAGTTTGAAATCTTCATTTAACTCAATATTCTTATTAAAGACTTGTGTGTTTTAGCACCATCTAGTGTAGAGCTGAAGAACTGCAGAAATGGCATTCACATTGATTACTGACATCTGCTTATTAAAATGTTCTCTAGACCGAAGAAACAGCGTTAATGAAACTTTAAATTCTCTTTTTTCTATAGTTGTGTTCGCGTTTGGCAACTCATATCAAAAAGTTGATATAAACTTAGATTTATGATCTACATCAAGCATTATTTGTACACTTCATGTATGAACATTTCATCCTCCggtgaaaaacactggaaacaaCGATTCTGATAAAGTGTAGAACTTACCTCTACTGGTCACATCTGATAATGACAACATTAATCAGCTAATTGATGGTTTTCAGCTGCTCCAACTGGGAGCGGAAACAGCAGTTAAACTCAGGCTGTCCGGAATCCTCACTGTTATGCAGTGAAATGATGCAAAGTAGGAGGATGTTATTGTATGTGTTTGCAGGACTCTGGATGCTTTGTGACTCTAAGGTGAGCAGCTCTCCAGGTGAGTATCCATGTCTGAGACAGACCTACTACTGCTTTTGAGTTTACAGGTGAGCAGAGCCGAAACATCAGACCTCCAAGCAAGTTACTGAGGTCTGATAAAGGAAAGTTCAAAGCTAATTAACATAAGAATGTTTTGGAACCTTCCTTAAATATATTTTGTATTTAATTACTATTCATGgtgaatttgttttattttcatttcctgatgtttgtttttcatttttccttctGAATTTTCAGAGCTGAAGGCTCCGGTTCTTCCCTGAAGGTTTCTCTTTTGTTCTTAGGTGATGATGGTGCTTTCTTTGCC is a window from the Takifugu rubripes chromosome 17, fTakRub1.2, whole genome shotgun sequence genome containing:
- the commd1 gene encoding COMM domain-containing protein 1 isoform X2, encoding MAEVEATKALSGLLNGIAQKEFYYNSDVTEQLLRTELFPEMPQEEFMTLHSKMRSLLKSIATADMDHAQLEAFLTAQTRRQGGGVSAEQAAVLSRFWKAQRMRVRESLLAQSRWEPSLRGLTWRVDLPTAASQGDKTVHSGPLALVELEVGQATQDSQFVCLEFDEVGVNDVLKKMANIQSSIERFVHHT
- the commd1 gene encoding COMM domain-containing protein 1 isoform X1, which translates into the protein MAEVEATKALSGLLNGIAQKEFYYNSDVTEQLLRTELFPEMPQEEFMTLHSKMRSLLKVPHHRHDGTTSDRKHCFTVPSIATADMDHAQLEAFLTAQTRRQGGGVSAEQAAVLSRFWKAQRMRVRESLLAQSRWEPSLRGLTWRVDLPTAASQGDKTVHSGPLALVELEVGQATQDSQFVCLEFDEVGVNDVLKKMANIQSSIERFVHHT
- the b3gnt2a gene encoding N-acetyllactosaminide beta-1,3-N-acetylglucosaminyltransferase 2a, producing MFPNVPLHPGFAVHKRGAVVTLRRKHWLFGIVMLLNVLVCLLISISWNFSQEKHVSQRVNIKSRFWRQQVLATSFWNMEQRRLDFIYNPLVTSSFSGNARLLEQPDWRNDTDPMNPCEPDYRVPLQVLDYNTLPQPFRDFLLHMRCRTFPMLINQPCVCDTTPFLLVVVKSLIQHFERRQAIRETWGQTRKNGNQTVATVFLLGNSLPADHFPDLQGILSHEAELHKDLLQWDYRDTFFNLTLKEVLFLEWFKQNCPHARYVLKGDDDVFVNTLQIIKFLEKLPESKKKDFFTGDVISNASPHRERMHKYFIPESVFVGHYPPYAGGGGYLLSGELVLRLYNISWQVALYPIDDVYTGMCLEKLGIVPKTHSGFKTFGIEEKYRKNPCTYRSLMLVHSQTPQEMLTIWPWITNPDLECQ